One genomic segment of Fusobacterium nucleatum includes these proteins:
- a CDS encoding ArsA family ATPase: MRILIYTGKGGVGKTSIAAATALFLANSGEKVILMSTDQAHSLGDVLDKKLNGKICQVFQNLDVVEIDTIEESQKVWRNLQDYLKQIISAKANDGIEIDEALLFPGLEEIFSLLKILDIYEANEYDVMVVDCAPTGQSLSMLTYSEKLNILADTILPMVQSINSIFGSFVSKKTSVPKPRDIVFEEFKNLVKRLTKLYEIFHKRDSTSIRIVTTPEQIVLEEARRNYTWLQLYDFNVDAVYMNKLYPKEAMEGYFEDWKNIQKDSIYLAEESFSEQKLFKLELQSGEIHGKEALEKIAKILYKNINPAEIFCQTESFKIEEVNGTRILTIHLPFAKEENISVIKEKYDIIISLLNETRRFHLPDKLKTRKISEYSYKNSELKISMDYE, from the coding sequence GGGGAAAAAGTTATACTTATGAGTACAGATCAAGCTCATAGTTTAGGAGATGTTTTAGATAAAAAATTAAATGGTAAAATTTGTCAAGTATTTCAAAATTTAGATGTAGTAGAAATTGATACCATAGAAGAAAGTCAAAAAGTGTGGAGAAATTTACAAGATTATTTAAAGCAAATTATTTCTGCAAAGGCAAACGATGGAATAGAAATAGATGAAGCATTATTATTTCCAGGATTGGAAGAAATATTTTCTTTACTTAAAATTTTAGATATTTATGAAGCAAATGAATACGATGTTATGGTTGTGGATTGTGCACCAACTGGGCAATCTCTTTCAATGCTAACATATTCTGAAAAGTTAAATATATTGGCAGATACTATCTTACCAATGGTACAAAGTATAAATTCTATTTTTGGTTCTTTTGTCTCAAAAAAAACTTCTGTTCCTAAGCCAAGAGATATTGTTTTTGAAGAATTTAAAAATTTAGTAAAAAGATTAACAAAACTTTATGAGATTTTTCATAAACGAGATAGCACTAGTATTAGAATAGTTACAACTCCTGAGCAGATTGTCTTAGAAGAAGCACGCCGAAATTATACTTGGTTGCAACTTTACGATTTTAATGTAGATGCTGTCTATATGAATAAACTATATCCAAAAGAAGCTATGGAAGGATATTTTGAGGACTGGAAGAATATACAAAAAGATAGTATTTATCTTGCAGAAGAAAGTTTTTCTGAGCAAAAACTTTTTAAGTTAGAATTACAGAGTGGAGAAATTCATGGAAAAGAAGCTCTTGAAAAAATAGCAAAGATTCTTTATAAAAATATTAACCCTGCAGAAATTTTCTGCCAAACAGAGTCTTTTAAAATAGAGGAAGTCAATGGAACTCGTATACTTACCATTCATCTACCTTTTGCAAAAGAAGAAAATATCTCTGTTATAAAGGAAAAATATGATATTATAATTTCATTATTAAATGAAACAAGGCGTTTTCACTTACCTGATAAATTGAAAACAAGAAAGATTAGTGAGTATTCTTATAAAAATAGTGAATTGAAAATTAGTATGGATTATGAATAA